From Cannabis sativa cultivar Pink pepper isolate KNU-18-1 chromosome 8, ASM2916894v1, whole genome shotgun sequence, a single genomic window includes:
- the LOC115699297 gene encoding xyloglucan endotransglucosylase protein 6: MATLVALLVGLVVLVGSVSSAKFDELFQPSWALDHFAYEGELLKLKLDNYSGAGFQSKNKYLFGKVTIQIKLVEGDSAGTVTAFYMSSEGPTHNEFDFEFLGNSTGEPYSVQTNLYVNGVGNREQRLNLWFDPTTEFHSYSIFWNERHVVFMIDETPIRVHANLEEKGIPFPKDQAMGVYSSIWNADDWATQGGRVKTDWSHAPFVATYKGFEINACECPASVTADDIAKKCRSSTEKRYWWDEPVLSELNLHQSHQLMWVRANHMVYDYCSDTARFPTVPTECVHHHH; this comes from the exons ATGGCAACTTTAGTTGCTTTGTTAGTGGGTCTTGTGGTTTTGGTTGGTTCTGTTAGCTCAGCAAAGTTCGATGAGCTATTCCAGCCTAGTTGGGCGTTAGACCATTTCGCCTATGAAGGAGAGCTTCTCAAGCTCAAACTTGACAACTATTCCG GAGCTGGGTTTCAATCAAAGAACAAGTATTTGTTTGGGAAAGTTACTATTCAGATAAAGCTCGTAGAGGGTGATTCTGCAGGAACCGTTACTGCTTTCTAT ATGTCATCAGAAGGTCCAACTCACAATGAGTTTGATTTCGAGTTTTTGGGAAACTCTACTGGAGAACCTTACTCAGTTCAGACCAATCTCTACGTGAATGGAGTTGGTAACAGAGAACAGAGATTGAACCTCTGGTTTGACCCCACCACAGAATTTCATTCCTACTCCATCTTCTGGAACGAGCGCCATGTTGT GTTTATGATAGATGAGACCCCAATTAGAGTGCACGCTAACTTGGAAGAAAAGGGTATTCCTTTCCCAAAAGACCAAGCCATGGGGGTGTACAGCTCTATATGGAACGCAGACGACTGGGCCACACAAGGGGGTCGGGTCAAGACTGACTGGTCCCATGCTCCATTCGTAGCTACCTACAAGGGTTTCGAAATCAATGCCTGTGAATGCCCTGCATCGGTCACAGCAGATGACATTGCTAAAAAGTGCCGGAGCTCAACCGAGAAGAGGTACTGGTGGGACGAGCCAGTGTTGTCCGAACTTAACTTGCACCAGAGCCACCAGCTCATGTGGGTTCGGGCCAACCACATGGTCTATGACTACTGCTCTGATACCGCTAGGTTCCCAACCGTTCCCACTGAATGTGTCCACCACCACCACTAG